GTATCAGGGTAGAAAACTTGTCAGAACCGGTAGGCTTGACAAGATAGCTATTGGCGTGATATTGGTACGCTTGACGTATATCTTCTTCTGACCGTGAGGTCGATAATATGACGACAGGAATTTCCTTTAATCTTTCTTTCTGTTTGACAAAGTTGAGAAACTCAATGCCATTCATGAGGGGAAGGCGAATATCGAGAATGATAAGATGAGGAACCGGAAACTCCTCATGATCTTCAAAAGGGCTTCTGTTCAATAAATAATCCAATGCTTTTTCCCCATTTTCCATATGGAAAATTTGGCTCTGTATTTTTATACTTTTCAGACTTCGCCGGATTAGTTCTGCGTGGTCATGGTTATCTTCTACAAGAAGAATATTGATCATGGGGGTCAGTTCAATTTGCATGGATGTGACTTTTGGGAAGTGAGAAGAAAAATGTAGTGCCTTTACCAATACCCGCTGATTCTACCCAGATTGAGCCGCCGTGAATTTCTATGATTTTATGACATAAAGCCAGCCCGATACCCGTGCCAGTATTGTGCTGGTCTAATTTCTCAAACAGATCAAAGATCTTTTTGTGAAACCGTGGTTCAATTCCTATTCCATTATCCTTTACCCAGAAGATCACATCTTCTGACAAGTCCGGATTTTGGGGGTTGGAAGGATGCCAGCCAACTTCAATTTCAATTTCTTTTTTAGGAATACTGTATTTGATGGCGTTTTCAATGAGGTTTTGTATGACTTCTCTCAGCCTTACGGGGTCTCCGACAACTGTCGGCAGGTTGGATTGTACTTTGATCTTAGCGTTTTTTTCTACAATCGCCCCATGGAGCAATGCCTGTATATCCACGACGATCTGATTCATGTCCACTTGCTGACTAGTGGAGGTGGTTCGGCTCACTCTCGAAATATCCAACAATTCATCCAGTAATTGCCCCATTTTTTCGGCAGCATTGCTGATCCGCTGGAAATCACTCAACATCTGACTGGTGGCTGTTTCGCTAAACTCCTGTTTGAGCAATGATAAAAATCCCTGAATGGTGACAAGTGGGCTTTTTAGATCATGGGAAACTGAATACGTAAACTTTTCCAGCTCGGCATTTTTTGTCTGTAACTCACGTATCAGGTTTTTCTGTTGGCTTTCATATTTTTTTCTTTCAGTTACATCAATCATAAATGCCAGTGTATTCTCAATTTGTTGTGTTTTGCCAAATAATCCAATAGCGGAAAGCATGACATCCATGATATCTCCATTTTTTTTCACGATTCGATACTCCCGGTTCTTGGTAATACCTGTGGCAAAAAAATTTGGCAGCGATTCTTTTACGGCAATTTGTCTTGATTCCGGGGTCATAAATTCCACGATCCCTCGACCGATCACCTCTTTCCGCTGGTACTGGAGCACTTCCAGCCAATATTCATTCACGTCAGTAATGATGCCTTGAGTGTCAATCGAGTGCATCATCACGGGCGTATGATTATATAATATCCGGTAGCGGTTGTCGATCTGTTCAAGATTTTTTTGTGTTTTGACCAATTCCGTTACATCGGATGTGATTACACCAAAATCGTCATCAATGGGAAAAACATTAATATACATATATCGGTCTTCAAAGCCATCTCTGGATACTTTCTCCTGCCATTTTGTTGGTTTTTTTTCTGAAAGCACTTTCAAGTACCGATTGTACCGGGGCGTCTGGTCTAACCCAGGCATGAGTTCATGCAAATGTTTCCCTATGACTTGGTCCTTGGTAAGACCAGGATGAAACGTATCAATATAGTGCTGGTTTAAATCCAATAGATACATATCAGCACTCCACAAAGAATAGGTTTCCCCTGCTGAGTTCCAGAACCGGGTAAGTTTGTCGAAGGGTGAAGTCTTCACAATTTACATTTTTACGGGTCAGACAATTTCAATATAAAAAATTATCTTCACAAACCGTATCTTCTTATTGGAATATTATCAGGACTTAGTAGTGCCCAATAATTTCCGTTCCAGCCAGATGGGCAAAATCATTGACTCTTTCAACCATCCACCGGGCTTTATGAAATTGCAGAGCGGTGATCGAGGTGTTGTGGACCACTGTATGAAAAGTCATAGATGGGGAAGCATCCAGGATTTTTCTTACCAAAGATTTTATCGCAAATCCATGCGAAAAAACCCCAACGTTACAATCCCGGTCTTTTTCCAGATTTTGGATCGTCTGATCCATCCAGTGATACATGCGATCTTCGACTTCCTTCTGCGATTCGCCTCCCGGAGGCTTGAAATTGTGTGGATCCGCCTTCAGCAGTGTCCGAACTTCAGGGGTATAATACTCCTCCCGGTTTTTTCCCTCCCATTCTCCCTGGGAAAGCTCTACCAGTTCTTCCGAATAAACTACTCTGCCATAGTCAAATCCTATATTTTCACAGGAAACCCGGGCCGTTTCCATTGCCCTGATCGCAATAGAACTAAATACGTGGTCAAAAGAAAATTGCTCTCTGGCAAGACGTTCTCCGAGCAATTGTGCCTGAATATATCCCCGGTCGGAGAGCGGATAATGGTTGCTGCGGCCGCCGATCAGATGGTTGTTGACATTTCCCATACTCTCGGCATGCCTGAAAAAATAGACTGTAATCATAGGAATGCAAAAATGGGGCATTTACCCCAAATCGCAAATTTATTGTTAGATTGCCTGTGTGTTAAACCAAAAAAGAATGTCCAAACATAAACTTTTCCTGCTTGACGGTATGGCGTTGTTGTTTCGCGCCCATTTTGCTTTTATCCGCGCACCACGGATCACCTCCAAAGGATTAAATACCAGTGCGGTATTTGGTTTTCTCAATACGTTGCTGGAAATCATCTCAAAAGAAAAGCCCACCCACCTCGCCGTGGCACTTGATACCAGCGGACCTACCTTCCGCCACCATGAGTACCCCGAGTATAAAGCGGGAAGAGAGGCGATGCCTGAAGACCTGGCAAAAGCCATCCCCTATATTTATCAACTGCTGAAAGTTTTGGACATTCCTGCCCTGGTTAAACCCGGTTATGAGGCAGATGATATTATCGGTACTGTCAGCCACCAGATTTCCGGCGAGGAATTCGATGTGTATATGGTCACCCCCGACAAGGACTACGCCCAGCTTGTCAAAGACCACGTCTTTCTCTACAAACCCCGCTCAAAAGGCGGAGGGTTTGATATACTCGGGCCCAAAGAGATTGAGGAAAATTTTGGTGTACCGCCTTCAAAAATTATCGACCTGCTCGGTCTGCAGGGAGATGCCGTGGACAATATCCCAGGTATCCCAAAAGTAGGCCCCAAAACAGCGGTTGAATTGATTCAGCAGTTTGGTTCTGTCGAATCGATTCTGGAAAATGTAGATCTGGTTACGAAAAAGAGTATTCAGGAAAATCTCAGAAACTTCGGCCCCCAGGGTATTTTATCCAAGAAACTCGCCACCATTATGGTTGATATGCCGATCGAGTGGACCGAAAAAGACCTTCGCCTCGGCCATGCTGATCTTGAAGCCCTCGCGCCGCTGATGGAGGAACTGGAGTTTAAGAATATCGCGCTCCGCCTGCTCA
The DNA window shown above is from Bacteroidia bacterium and carries:
- a CDS encoding response regulator, producing MQIELTPMINILLVEDNHDHAELIRRSLKSIKIQSQIFHMENGEKALDYLLNRSPFEDHEEFPVPHLIILDIRLPLMNGIEFLNFVKQKERLKEIPVVILSTSRSEEDIRQAYQYHANSYLVKPTGSDKFSTLIHDLGYYWFKRNKLPKD
- a CDS encoding ATP-binding protein, translating into MKTSPFDKLTRFWNSAGETYSLWSADMYLLDLNQHYIDTFHPGLTKDQVIGKHLHELMPGLDQTPRYNRYLKVLSEKKPTKWQEKVSRDGFEDRYMYINVFPIDDDFGVITSDVTELVKTQKNLEQIDNRYRILYNHTPVMMHSIDTQGIITDVNEYWLEVLQYQRKEVIGRGIVEFMTPESRQIAVKESLPNFFATGITKNREYRIVKKNGDIMDVMLSAIGLFGKTQQIENTLAFMIDVTERKKYESQQKNLIRELQTKNAELEKFTYSVSHDLKSPLVTIQGFLSLLKQEFSETATSQMLSDFQRISNAAEKMGQLLDELLDISRVSRTTSTSQQVDMNQIVVDIQALLHGAIVEKNAKIKVQSNLPTVVGDPVRLREVIQNLIENAIKYSIPKKEIEIEVGWHPSNPQNPDLSEDVIFWVKDNGIGIEPRFHKKIFDLFEKLDQHNTGTGIGLALCHKIIEIHGGSIWVESAGIGKGTTFFFSLPKSHIHAN
- a CDS encoding histidine phosphatase family protein, producing the protein MITVYFFRHAESMGNVNNHLIGGRSNHYPLSDRGYIQAQLLGERLAREQFSFDHVFSSIAIRAMETARVSCENIGFDYGRVVYSEELVELSQGEWEGKNREEYYTPEVRTLLKADPHNFKPPGGESQKEVEDRMYHWMDQTIQNLEKDRDCNVGVFSHGFAIKSLVRKILDASPSMTFHTVVHNTSITALQFHKARWMVERVNDFAHLAGTEIIGHY